The following nucleotide sequence is from Bacteroidales bacterium.
GAAATATCGCAAATATTTTTTTTAAAGTTAATTTAAAAGCTCTTTTTTCAGCTAAAAATAATGTCAATTAGCTTAATTACATTTTGTTCATTGCTGAAAATGCCGTTAAGCAAAATATTTTTACGCTTTTCTATTTCAATTTCATCAATGTTTTTTTCGGCTAATTCGCTTATTTTATTTTTTATTTCCTGAGCTGAATTTGCAATATGGCAAAGTGATTCCAGCCCAGTGTTTTGCACCATTGGGTCATTTACAATAATGTGCTTTCCATTATGTAGAGCCAAAAGCAATTTTAATTTCACTCCTGTTGCTTGAAATGTAGGCAAAATATTTATCTGAGCTTCTGAAATAAGTTTAGCAAAATCTTCTTCTTTTAGGTTTGAAAGCAGTTTTATATTTTTTGAGTTTTTAGCAGCATTTTTCAACTCTTTGCTAGGCTTGTTTCCAGCAATTGTTAGTGGATAATTTATGTTATTAAATACTTCGTTAATCAAAAAAAGAGCAGCTTTGTTGTTTTCGCTTACATCAAGGCTGCCGTGATACAGTGCGTATTTACCTAATTCGCAATTAATATTAACTTGGTTTGAAGGATGAAAAGCGCTTATAGTGCAGCAATTGGGATTTATTTCTTTAAAATACAATTCGTCATTTTTTGAAATACTTAAGATGCCACTTGCTTTTGCCAATTTTTTTTCAAATAATTTCAATTTTTTTGATTCGCTTAAAAAATATAAGGTTTTCAATGGATTTTTTTCAGCACTTGCAAGTCCTTTGTAGTATTCATGCTCAATATTGTGAGTGCGAACAAATCTTTTTTTATGAATTATTCGTTCATTGTTTAAATATAAGCATGAGTGTAATCCCTCAAACAAAATTGGATAATCGTCTGAAGCGAGCCTGTTGAGCAGCTTTTGAGATGAACGAGATTCCACAATATATGGTTTGTTTGATAAAATGGCGGTTTTGTTGTTAAATCTCGGATAATAATAAACTTTGTGGCAAATATTGTTTAATATTGGCTCTTCTTTTCGTCCGCCATATTTAAAATTATGAAGTATAACTTTTATTCCTTTTTTGTGCAGGGCTTCTATTTTATAATATACATCAATCACTCCGCCATAATTCACAGGATACGGAATATCAAAAGAAACGATATGTAAAAATTTATCCGACATATTCTTTAATTTTCGTGCTTAGAACCTTTGATTCGTTTTCCCAGCATAGTTCTTCAGAAGCTAAAATAGAATTTTTCTTCCAAATTAATATATTTTTTTCATCAGACAACATTTTATTTAATGTTTCAGTTAGTAAATCTACTTCATTTTTTTCTATAGTAATGCCAACATTATATTTATTTATAATATTTGCAATTTCCGGCAGATTTGTGCCTAACACAGCAATTCCAGCTTGGATGTAATCAAAAATTTTGTTAGGCAAGCTGTATAGGTGGTTGATACTTGCGTTTTTATCAAGAGTTAGTCCAATATCCGCTGCTGCTGTATAATGAATTAGCTCTTCACGTTTTAGTTTTGGAAGTAAAAAAACTTTATTTTCTAATTTTTCATTTTTTACAATTTCTTTTAATTTAGGAAAAACATCGCCGCCGCCAATAATTAGCAGTATAGCATTTTCTATATTTTTCATTGCAAATACAGCTTCTTCAGCACCTCTGTGTATATTTATGCCACTTCCTTGAATAATTAATATTTTTTTATCTTCCGGTAGATTGAGTTCTGCTCGTGTTTTATAATTTACATCTTTAATTTTTAATGGTATATTCCGCACTGCAATTACCGGAATATTATATTCTTGATTAAATAAATTTGCGATGGAATCATTAACTGTAATCATAAAAGGCAGTTTTGGAACAATTTTCCTTTCGATTCTTTTCCAAAAATTTTTCACGCGAGGTCTGTCTATCAATTCAGGAACTTCAGTAAAATACTCATGGCTATCAAAAATTAGCTTTTTTCGTCTTAACTTAGAAACCAATCTGCAAGCTAAAAGAGTATCTAGGTCATTTGCCCAAACCGCATCAAATGAAGAAAATAATAGTTTGAAAAAAAGATAAATATTAAAAGAAGCATAAAAAGCAGGTCCTTTCGTGAATGGTAGTCTAACTCTTTTGCATTTATAATCTCTTTTTGGCATAGGTAGGCTGTTAGGCAAAATTCTGCCTATGAGTTTTACATCGTATCCCATGTTGTGCATTAGCAAACAAGAACGATGTACACGCTGATCCGTTACTAAATCCGTTATTACTACAGAAATTATCTTCATTAGTTTACAAAGGTAGATAAAAATATATTTGTTTAGTTTTTTAGTTTGAAAATTATGCTTTATCTTTGAGAAAAAATATATGAATTGGTATAATGAACTTCCGCTTGCAATAACTGTTTCAGATAAAAATGGGAAAATACTTTATATGAATAATAAATCTAAAAATACTTTTGAAAAAAATGGCGAAAGTTTGATTGGTAAATCGCTTTTTGACTGTCATGGAGAAAAAGCAAAGCAGAAAATTTTGGAATTGATAAGCACCGAAGGCACAAATGCTTATACTATTGAAAAGCAAGGTGTGAAAAAATTAATTTATCAATGTCCGTGGCGTGAAAATGGTGAATTTATGGGGTTAATAGAGCTTTCAATAGTATTACCGGAAGCAATGCCTCATTTTGTTAGAAAATAAAAAAAATGGATAATATGTCAGAAATAGAAAAATTAAAGAATTATGCAAAATCACTAAGAATATCTGTGATAAAATCATTGTCTGCTGCTGGTAGCGGACATTTGGGCGGGTCTTTGGGTTTGGCAGATATTTTTTCTGTATTGTATTTTCGTGTGTTAAAGCACCGTCCACAAGAACCAAATTGGAGTGGGAGAGACAGATTGTATTTAAGCATTGGTCATGTTGCTCCAGTACTTTACGCAGCATTGGCAGAAGCTGGTTATTTTGATAAAGAAGAATTGCTAACATTGCGTAAATTGGGTTCACGCTTGCAGGGACATCCGGGAAAGGATCATGGTTTGCCCGGAATTGAATTATCGGCAGGGTCTTTGGGACAAGGTTTAGGTGTTGCTGTAGGAGCTGCAATAGGTTTGAAACTTCAAAAAAATGATGCTCGTGTTTTTGCAGTGCTTGGAGATGGCGAATTGCAAGAGGGCAGCGTTTGGGAAGCCGCAATGAGTGCAGCTCATCATAAATTAAATAATTTAATAGCAATTGTTGATAGGAATGGTTTGCAAATTGATGGAGAAACAGAAAACGTGATGGCATTGGAACCTCTGAAAATGAAGTGGGAAGCGCATAATTGGAATGTAATTGAAACAAATGGAAATGATATTGCGGCTCTAATAAACGCTTTTGATTCGTTAGATACAAACAAGCCAAATGTAATTATTGCTAAAACCATTATGGGTAAAGGAGTTGCTGAAATAGAAAACGACTACAAATGGCATGGAAAAGTTCCATCAAAAGATGAAGCCGAAAAATTTATTGCGGGGTTGAGTTAATAAAATTATTTAACAGAAACTGACAAAATTAATTCGTCTTCAATCCAGCCGGTTAGCAAATCATCTTTTTCTACTTTGCCTACACCTTGTGGTGTGCCTGTAAAAATAATGTCTCCTGTTTTTAAAGTTATGTATTTAGAAAGATGAGATATTATTTTATTAAAAGAAAAAATCATGTTATTGCTATTGCTTTTTTGCACCGTGATGCCGTTTTTTTCTAATTTAAAATTGATGCCATTTGTTAAAAAATCAGGTTTCAAGTCAATGAATTTACCTACAGGAGCTGAAGAATCAAAGGCTTTGGCAATTTCCCAAGGCTCTCCATTTTGAATACATTTTTTTTGTAAGTCGCGTGCAGTGAAGTCTATACCTAATGAAACAGCATCATAATATTTGTGGGCAAATTTTTCATCAATCATTTTTCCCATTTTGCAAATACGAATCACTAATTCGCATTCATATTCAATATTGCTTGAAAAATCTGGAATAAAGAACGGCAAATCATTATAAATAAGAGCATTTTCGCTTTTCATGAAAAACACAGGGGAAGTAGGAATATCAGAATTCATTTCCCTGATGTGGTCTAAATAATTTCGTCCTATGCAAATAATTTTCAAGGTAAATAGGGATTAAGTTTTTTGTTAAAAAAGCAAATTATTATTGAGTTTTCTCAATTTAATAGCTCTAATAAGTTTTTTTGTGCTTAATGGAAATTGGCTTTTCATCATCCAGTCGAAATATTGAGGCTCTTTCTCAAAAACAGCTTCAACAGACTGACCTTTGTATTTCCCAAATGCAAAAACTTCTACATCATTATTATCGAAAACTATATGTCCTACCAAATCTGCATTTCTATTGGTTTTTGAGAATTTACTAAGTTCTGCAACATCGTTAACAATAGGAGTAATCATGTTTCCATTTTCGTCTTCGATTTCTACATTTTCGTATTTTTTTATTTGTTCGTTAAGAATTTCCCATGTAGCTTTAGTATCAGCATCAGCAGAGTGGGCATTAACTAAGGTTTTTCCGCAATAAAATTTATAAGCAGCTTTAAGGTTTCGAGGTTCCATTTTATGAAAAATGCCCATTACGTCTATAAATCTGCGTTTAGAATAATCAAAATCAATATCGGCTCTAAGAAATTCTTCTATCAAAAGTGGCACATCAAACTTATTGCTGTTATAACCAGCAAGGTCGCTATTAGCCAAAAAAGCAATTAATTTATGAGCAATATCTTTAAAAAAAGGTTTGTCTTTTACATCTTTGTCAGTAATACCATGAATGGCTGTGGTGGCTGCTGGTATAGGCATTCCTGGATTTAGCATTGCATAAAACTCGTGTTCTGAATAGTCGGGGTCAATTCGCAATGCATAAATTTCAACAATTTTATCAATTCCAACCACAACTCCAGTAGATTCAATATCAAAAACAGTTAAAGGTTTATGTAATTTAATTTTCATTGAATAATGGGATTAATGTAACATTTGCATCTTCGATATTGCTGTTATTTTCATAATCGTGAATAAAAAAATCTTTAACAACATCATGAAATCCGCTACATGAATAGGTGAATTGATAATCTCCTGGCTCAATAATTATAATGTATTTGCTTGTATATTTATTTGGTCTGTAAATTCCTTGAACTGTATTATCTTTTTTATTAACAACTTTGATTGTAACCTGTGGAAGATTATCAACATTTTTCTTAAAATCCTCAAGTTTATTTAGTATTTCGCTGTTATAATTATTAAACTCCTTGTTGATTTCATTAACATTGTTAAAAATGGAATCCATTTCATAATTGATAAATCCAACATCATCTGTCATATCTGCATAATTGCCATAGAATAAATTATTTTCGCTATTTAAAATTACTCCACTAATCAAATATTTTTTATGTTCAATGTCATTAAATGTAACCCTGTAAATATCTTGATATCCAAGTCCTTCAGGTCTAACAGCAGCGATATAAGCGTGTTTTCCAGAGTTAGAAAATGAAATAACGGTATTATCCTCAGGAGTGTTGATAGGGTAGCCAATATTTTCTGGTTTTGAAAAGGTGTTGTCAACTTTGTTGTATTTCGATTTGAAAATATCATATCCGCCCATGCTGTTATGTCCAGTAGAAGCAAAATATAGAGTTTCGCCGTCTGGAGCGAAATAAGGATAATCTTCGTTGTAAGGAGTGTTTATGCTGTCACCTAAATTAACAGGATTTCCCCATTCTCCTGTAGGTAATTCCTGAATCATCCACAAATCTAAACCTCCTTTTGAGTTAGCTCTATTACTTGAAAAAACTACAATTTTTTTATCAATGCTATATGTAGCAGCACTTTCAAGACTCTTACTATTTAATTTATCACCAAATGTTTCGGCTCGTTTAAAATTAACCCCATTCCCTTCAGAAACAAAAATATCTGCTTTGCCAAATTCATTATCAAAATACAATAAAAGTTTTTCTCCATCTGCTGTAAGTCCCACTGGCTCTTCAATCATATAGGAATTGATTGTAGTGGCAAGTTGTTTTGCTTTTTTCCATGTATTATCAACTCTTTGGCTCAAATATACATCAGCAGGCACAAAACCTTCATAATCCATGGCGCCACCATAATTTTTATCTCGTTTAGATGCAAATACGATAAAACTTTCGTCTCCAACAATGTACGGATTATACTCTGGATCGGGAGAATTTACTTCTTCGCCAAGATTTGTAAATGTAACATTTATAGGATTAGCCATTAATTCTTCTGCGTTTTTGCAATATTCGAGCTGTCTTTCTGCAGGAATAGGATTTCTATCTTTATAACCTAAATTAATAAATTTATTAAAAGCATTTTTTGCATCATTGATTCTATAAGCATATAAATAGGCTCTACCTAAGTCATACCAAGCGTTAGGATCAAATCTGTCTTGTTTAACAACCCATTCTAAATATTTTACAGCTTTGGTTTTGTCAATGTTAGTGTATAAGTAACATAATCCTATTTTATGATTATATTCTACGTTAAGAGAGTCTTGTTCTCTAAGTTTTAAAAATTCATTAAGCGCAAATCTGTAATTGCCGAAATAAAAAAAATTTGAAGCTGCTTTATAGATTTTTTTATAGTTTTTGCTAGGCTCCTTTTTTTTATTTTGAGCAAAATTTTGCAATGAAAACAAAAATAAAATTAAGAATAGAATGTATTTTGTCCTAAAAATTTTCATATTGCAAAAATAAAAATGTATATTAATTTTATTAAACATTTTTAAAATCATTTTCGATTTCTTTAATTCTTTCTTTCACTTGTGTTGAACCTTCTGAACCTTTAAGTGATGAAATCGCACTGAAATAAAATTTTATTTTCGGCTCTGTACCTGATGGTCTAACAGTTATACAGCTTTTATCATCAAGAATAAATTGCAAAACATTGGATTTTGGCAGGTCAATTTCGGTGGAAACATTTTCTTTAACATTATGACTTTTTCCAAGTTTGTAATCTTTTATAATAACTACATCGGAATTTGCAATTTTTTTAGGCGGATTTTCTCTGAAATTTTTCATTATGTTTTCAATTTCAAGTTGTCCGTTAATTCCTTTTTTAGTAATAGATATCAAACTTTCGGCATAATATCCGTATTTGCTGTAGATATCATCAAGAATATCTAATAGGTTTTTATTTTGCGAAGCTGCCCAAGCCGCCATATCAGCAATTAAGCAGCAAGACATAACCGCATCTTTATCTCTGACAAAATCAGCAAAAAGATAGCCGTAGCTTTCTTCACCACCGCCTATAAATTTCTCTTCATTTTCTTTTAGCCTAATAATTTCAGCAATATATTTAAAACCAGTTAAAACATTATACATTTTCACTCCAAAATCCTTGGCTATTTCTGATAAAAGCTCAGTTGTAACAATAGTTTTAACCATCATAGGGTTTTGTGGTAATTTATTTGTTTCTTTAAGCCTTAATAGCACGTAATAGGATAAAAGAGAAGCTGTTTGATTGCCATTTAGCAAAATATATTTTCCATTTTTATCTCTAACTCCAACTCCGACTCTATCTGCATCAGGGTCGGTTGCTAAAATTAGCTCTGCATTAGTTTTTTCAGCTTTTGAAATAGCCATTTCCAAGGCTGAGCGCTCTTCAGGATTAGGTGATTTTACAGTAGGGAAGTTCCCGTCAATAACATCTTGTTCTTCTACGTGGATAATATTGTTAAAACCAATTTTCTTCAATATTCTAGGAACAAGATTTACTCCTGCACCATGCAAAGGTGTGTAAACAATAGGTAAATTGGCATTTTCTTTGATTTTGTCGGGAGAAAGAGCAAGTTGCTGAATTTTATTCAAATAAATTTCATCAATTTCATCACCAATTGAGAAGACGAGTTCTTTATTTCTATTAAAATTTATTTTTTTCACATCATCAACTTCTCTAACAGCGGCAATTACATTTTTGTCATGTGGTGGCACTAATTGACCTCCGTCGCTCCAATAAACTTTATAGCCATTGTATTCTTTTGGATTATGCGAAGCAGTAATAACAATTCCGGACTGGCATTTCAAATGACGCACGGCGAAAGATAGTTCTGGCGTAGGTCTTAGGTTGTCAAATAAAAATACATTTATATTATTGGCAGAAAGCACATCAGCAGTAATATTAGCAAAAAATTGGCTGTTTATACGAGAATCGTAAGCGATAGCAACAGATATTTTTGTATCTGGAAATGATTTTTTCAAATAGTTAGCAAGACCTTGAGTAGCTGCTCCAACAGTATATTTATTCATTCTGTTTGGACCAACACCCATAATACCTCGAAGTCCACCCGTTCCAAAATCTAAATCTCTGTAAAAGGCTTCTTTTAGTTCATTAGGATCTTCTTTTTGTAAGCGAATTATTTCTTTTTTCGTTTCTTCATCGTACAAGCCGGTAAGCCATAGTTGTATTTTGTTTTCCATATCAATTTATTTATTTGACAATTCATTTTCTATACACTTTTTCAAACTGTCTTTCCAATGAGGAATGTCAATATTTAAAAAGTTTTTTATTTTCGATTTATTTAAAACACTATATGCTGGTCGTTTTGCAGGTCGCATAAAATCTTTTGTTTCAACGGGTATTAATTTTGCTTTTGTGTTCGAAAGATTGAAAATCTCGTGAGTAAAATCATACCAAGAAGCCACTCCTTCATTTGAATAATGGAATAATTCAACGTTGCTAATATTGTCTATTTTGTCAGTTAGTTTTAAAACTGTTTCGGCAAGGTCAGCAGACCACGTAGGAGTGCCAATTTGGTCGAAAACAACTGAAACAACTTCCTTTTCTTTGCCTAATTTCAGCATTGTTTTCATGAAATTATTTCCATAATTGCCATATAGCCATGATGTTCTAATGATAGCAGCTTTTTTTGTATTTAGAAAAATTTCTTTTTCGCCATCATATTTTGTTTTACCGTAAACAGAAGTAGGGTTTGCTGAATCAGTTTCAATATAAGGAATAGAGCTTAATCCATCGAAAACAAAGTCTGTTGAAAAATGAATTAAAAAGCAATTGTGATAGCTGCAATATTTTGCGATATTCGCAACTGCGTTAACATTCACATTATTAGCAGTTTCCACATTCGATTCAGCAAGGTCAACGGCTGTATAAGCAGCAGTGTTAATAATAATATCAGGGTTTATTTTTTTTAGGAAAATATTGAGTTCATCAGCGTTTGTGAGATCAACTTCTGGCAAATCGGTAAAAACAAA
It contains:
- a CDS encoding transketolase, whose translation is MSEIEKLKNYAKSLRISVIKSLSAAGSGHLGGSLGLADIFSVLYFRVLKHRPQEPNWSGRDRLYLSIGHVAPVLYAALAEAGYFDKEELLTLRKLGSRLQGHPGKDHGLPGIELSAGSLGQGLGVAVGAAIGLKLQKNDARVFAVLGDGELQEGSVWEAAMSAAHHKLNNLIAIVDRNGLQIDGETENVMALEPLKMKWEAHNWNVIETNGNDIAALINAFDSLDTNKPNVIIAKTIMGKGVAEIENDYKWHGKVPSKDEAEKFIAGLS
- a CDS encoding glycosyltransferase family 4 protein; this encodes MKIISVVITDLVTDQRVHRSCLLMHNMGYDVKLIGRILPNSLPMPKRDYKCKRVRLPFTKGPAFYASFNIYLFFKLLFSSFDAVWANDLDTLLACRLVSKLRRKKLIFDSHEYFTEVPELIDRPRVKNFWKRIERKIVPKLPFMITVNDSIANLFNQEYNIPVIAVRNIPLKIKDVNYKTRAELNLPEDKKILIIQGSGINIHRGAEEAVFAMKNIENAILLIIGGGDVFPKLKEIVKNEKLENKVFLLPKLKREELIHYTAAADIGLTLDKNASINHLYSLPNKIFDYIQAGIAVLGTNLPEIANIINKYNVGITIEKNEVDLLTETLNKMLSDEKNILIWKKNSILASEELCWENESKVLSTKIKEYVG
- the rfbD gene encoding dTDP-4-dehydrorhamnose reductase; this encodes MKTILVTGANGQLGNELKKLSANHKSYNFVFTDLPEVDLTNADELNIFLKKINPDIIINTAAYTAVDLAESNVETANNVNVNAVANIAKYCSYHNCFLIHFSTDFVFDGLSSIPYIETDSANPTSVYGKTKYDGEKEIFLNTKKAAIIRTSWLYGNYGNNFMKTMLKLGKEKEVVSVVFDQIGTPTWSADLAETVLKLTDKIDNISNVELFHYSNEGVASWYDFTHEIFNLSNTKAKLIPVETKDFMRPAKRPAYSVLNKSKIKNFLNIDIPHWKDSLKKCIENELSNK
- a CDS encoding PAS domain-containing protein; translated protein: MNWYNELPLAITVSDKNGKILYMNNKSKNTFEKNGESLIGKSLFDCHGEKAKQKILELISTEGTNAYTIEKQGVKKLIYQCPWRENGEFMGLIELSIVLPEAMPHFVRK
- a CDS encoding phospho-sugar mutase, producing the protein MENKIQLWLTGLYDEETKKEIIRLQKEDPNELKEAFYRDLDFGTGGLRGIMGVGPNRMNKYTVGAATQGLANYLKKSFPDTKISVAIAYDSRINSQFFANITADVLSANNINVFLFDNLRPTPELSFAVRHLKCQSGIVITASHNPKEYNGYKVYWSDGGQLVPPHDKNVIAAVREVDDVKKINFNRNKELVFSIGDEIDEIYLNKIQQLALSPDKIKENANLPIVYTPLHGAGVNLVPRILKKIGFNNIIHVEEQDVIDGNFPTVKSPNPEERSALEMAISKAEKTNAELILATDPDADRVGVGVRDKNGKYILLNGNQTASLLSYYVLLRLKETNKLPQNPMMVKTIVTTELLSEIAKDFGVKMYNVLTGFKYIAEIIRLKENEEKFIGGGEESYGYLFADFVRDKDAVMSCCLIADMAAWAASQNKNLLDILDDIYSKYGYYAESLISITKKGINGQLEIENIMKNFRENPPKKIANSDVVIIKDYKLGKSHNVKENVSTEIDLPKSNVLQFILDDKSCITVRPSGTEPKIKFYFSAISSLKGSEGSTQVKERIKEIENDFKNV
- a CDS encoding 3'-5' exonuclease; this encodes MKIKLHKPLTVFDIESTGVVVGIDKIVEIYALRIDPDYSEHEFYAMLNPGMPIPAATTAIHGITDKDVKDKPFFKDIAHKLIAFLANSDLAGYNSNKFDVPLLIEEFLRADIDFDYSKRRFIDVMGIFHKMEPRNLKAAYKFYCGKTLVNAHSADADTKATWEILNEQIKKYENVEIEDENGNMITPIVNDVAELSKFSKTNRNADLVGHIVFDNNDVEVFAFGKYKGQSVEAVFEKEPQYFDWMMKSQFPLSTKKLIRAIKLRKLNNNLLF
- a CDS encoding glycosyltransferase family 4 protein; translation: MSDKFLHIVSFDIPYPVNYGGVIDVYYKIEALHKKGIKVILHNFKYGGRKEEPILNNICHKVYYYPRFNNKTAILSNKPYIVESRSSQKLLNRLASDDYPILFEGLHSCLYLNNERIIHKKRFVRTHNIEHEYYKGLASAEKNPLKTLYFLSESKKLKLFEKKLAKASGILSISKNDELYFKEINPNCCTISAFHPSNQVNINCELGKYALYHGSLDVSENNKAALFLINEVFNNINYPLTIAGNKPSKELKNAAKNSKNIKLLSNLKEEDFAKLISEAQINILPTFQATGVKLKLLLALHNGKHIIVNDPMVQNTGLESLCHIANSAQEIKNKISELAEKNIDEIEIEKRKNILLNGIFSNEQNVIKLIDIIFS
- a CDS encoding fumarylacetoacetate hydrolase family protein; protein product: MKIICIGRNYLDHIREMNSDIPTSPVFFMKSENALIYNDLPFFIPDFSSNIEYECELVIRICKMGKMIDEKFAHKYYDAVSLGIDFTARDLQKKCIQNGEPWEIAKAFDSSAPVGKFIDLKPDFLTNGINFKLEKNGITVQKSNSNNMIFSFNKIISHLSKYITLKTGDIIFTGTPQGVGKVEKDDLLTGWIEDELILSVSVK